In the Pseudochaenichthys georgianus chromosome 1, fPseGeo1.2, whole genome shotgun sequence genome, one interval contains:
- the gng13a gene encoding guanine nucleotide-binding protein G(I)/G(S)/G(O) subunit gamma-13a translates to MEELDVPQMRREVESLQYQLAINREKSSITVTELVKWIEGCVCDDPFLNPELMRANPWVEKGKCVIL, encoded by the exons ATGGAGGAATTAGACGTCCCACAGATgaggagagaagtagaaagCCTTCAGTATCAGCTGGCAATCAACAGAGAGAAATCCTCTATCACCGTCACTGA GCTGGTGAAGTGGAtcgaggggtgtgtgtgtgatgatccATTTCTGAACCCTGAGCTGATGAGAGCCAACCCCTGGGTGGAGAAGGGCAAGTGTGTGATCCTCTAa